A genomic segment from Cyprinus carpio isolate SPL01 chromosome A22, ASM1834038v1, whole genome shotgun sequence encodes:
- the LOC109046565 gene encoding beta-1,3-N-acetylglucosaminyltransferase manic fringe, producing MAAEYDHFMASNKKWLCHVDDDNYLNPGALLSLLEAFPVDSDIYVGKPSLDRPMRAQELLEGNKTRDVHFWFATGGAGFCLSRKLAEKMAPWASGPRFEQTSAVIMLPDDCTVGFIVERRLGISMVHSNMFPLSFGKNLLLLVPSDIPKQVTLSYGWFENKMNSVELKGVFTIDEDPSRFRTVHCLLYPTTSWCPVALKGALSWNQHVLP from the exons ATGGCTGCCGAGTATGACCACTTCATGGCCTCTAACAAAAA gtGGTTGTGTCATGTTGATGATGATAACTACCTGAACCCTGGAGCCCTTCTATCTCTCCTGGAGGCCTTCCCAGTGGACAGCGACATCTATGTGGGCAAACCAAGCCTGGATCGGCCAATGAGAGCCCAGGAGCTGCTGGAAGGAAATAAGACG AGGGACGTCCATTTCTGGTTCGCTACAGGAGGGGCTGGTTTTTGTTTGAGCAGGAAGCTGGCAGAGAAGATGGCACCCTGGGCAAG TGGTCCCAGGTTCGAGCAGACCTCTGCTGTAATCATGTTACCTGATGACTGTACAGTGGGTTTTATAGTTGAGAGGCGTCTGGGAATCTCAATGGTCCATAGCAACATGTTTCCACTCTCATTTGGGAAAAACCTACTTCTTCTTGTCCCTAGCGATATCCCAAAACAG GTGACTCTCAGCTATGGATGGTTTGAGAATAAAATGAACAGTGTTGAGCTAAAAGGAGTTTTCACCATAGATGAAGATCCGTCCAG GTTCAGGACAGTCCATTGTCTTCTGTACCCTACAACAAGTTGGTGCCCTGTAGCCCTCAAAGGTGCCTTGTCATGGAATCAACATGTTCTCCCATGA